The following proteins are co-located in the Anomalospiza imberbis isolate Cuckoo-Finch-1a 21T00152 chromosome 1, ASM3175350v1, whole genome shotgun sequence genome:
- the FRRS1L gene encoding DOMON domain-containing protein FRRS1L, which yields MAERSRGARRRLLLLLLLLLAGSAASPAEEGGGRREAGGGEHGEEAARHHDSSYGTFASEFYDLRYLSEEGYPFPTAPPVDPFAKIRVDDCGKTKGCFRYGKPGCNAETCDYFLSYRRIGADVEFELSADTDGWVAVGFSSDKKMGGDDVMACVHDDNGRVRIQHFYNVGQWAKEIQRNPARDEEGVFENNRVTCRFKRPVYVPREETIVDLHLSWYYLFAWGPAIQGSITRHDIDSPPVSERVVSIYKYEDIFMPSAAYQTFSSPFCLLLIVALTFYLLMGTP from the exons atggcgGAGCGGAGCCGCGGCGCTcggcggcggctgctgctgctgctgctgctgctcctggccgGCTCCGCCGCCAGCCCGGCGGAGgagggcggcgggcggcgggaggCGGGCGGCGGGGAGCACGGCGAGGAGGCGGCGCGGCACCACGACTCCTCGTACGGCACCTTCGCCAGCGAGTTCTACGACCTGCGCTACCTCTCCGAGGAGG GTTACCCTTTCCCTACTGCTCCTCCTGTGGACCCATTTGCAAAAATCAGAGTGGATGACTGTGGAAAAACCAAGGGATGCTTCAG GTATGGTAAACCTGGATGCAATGCAGAGACTTGTGACTACTTCCTAAGTTACCGCAGAATAGGAGCTGATGTTGAATTTGAGTTGAGTGCCGACACAGATGGCTGGGTGGCAGTGGGATTTTCCTCAGACAAGAAAATG GGAGGAGATGATGTTATGGCTTGTGTTCATGATGATAATGGAAGAGTCCGAATACAGCACTTCTATAATGTTGGTCAGTGGGCTAAAGAAATCCAGAGAAATCCTGCTAGAGATGAGGAAGGAGTTTTTGAAAACAATCGTGTAACGTGTCGATTCAAGCGTCCTGTCTATGTTCCCCGAGAAGAAACCATCGTAGATTTGCACTTGAGTTGGTACTACCTGTTTGCTTGGGGTCCAGCAATCCAGG GTTCTATTACCCGTCATGATATTGACTCTCCACCCGTGTCAGAGCGTGTTGTCAGTATTTACAAGTACGAAGATATTTTCATGCCTTCGGCTGCCTATCAGaccttctcttctccattcTGCTTGCTCCTTATTGTTGCACTGACCTTCTATTTATTGATGGGAACCCCATGA